In the genome of Luteitalea pratensis, the window TCACGTGAGTCAACAGTTCGTCCGGAGCCAGCACGTTCTCGACCCGGACGTTGGTTGTCGGCGGCGTGAAGTACTCGGCCGCTGGAACGAGGCGCTCGCCCCTGGGGCCGAGGATGCGGAACGTCGCGCCGTACGCGAGCATCGGGACCGCGAGGCTCGACGGATGGACGATGAAGCTCGGGCCGCCGCCGAGGATGGCATTGAACTGGTTCTCCCCGGTGATGGAGAAACAGGTCGTGCCGCCCTTCTTGAAGCAGACGAACTCCTCGTTGCGGAAATACCAGCAGCGCGGCCGCTGGTTCAGGTTGCCACCGACCGTTCCCTGGTTGCGGATCTGCGGCGTGCCGACCTCGATGGCCGCCTCGGTGATCGCCGGATACATCTCGGCGACCTGGGCCTGCTCGGCCAGGTCGTTGATCGTCATCGCCGCGCCTATCCGTAAGCCTCCACTGTCCTTTTTCACGGTCGCGTCGAGCGCATTCCGCGTGTTGACGAGACGATCGGGCTGGGTGATGTAGTCCTTCATGCGGGCCAGGAGGTCCTGGCCGCCACCGATGGCCAGCGCCTGCTCGAACTGCGGCGTCAGCGCGGCCACGGCTTCCTTCTCGGTCTTCGCGTCCACGTAGCTGAAGGCTTTCATGCGGTCTCCTGGCTAGGCGCGGGCCGTGGCCTGGCGCTGCTGTCGCATCGCATTGAGGACGCGGGCTGGCGTGAGTGGCAGGCTCCGCAGGGTCACGCCGCAGGCGTTGCGGACGGCTAGCGCGATCGCCGCAGCGGTCGGGACGGTTGGCGGCTCGCCGATGCCGATGACGCCGCGCTCGGGCTGATCCTTCAGCCGGATCTCGATCTGTGGCATGTCCGACATGCCGGCCAGCAGGTACCACTCCATGTTGGGATTGACCATCTGGCCGGTGTTGCGGTCGAGGATACGGTCCTCGTACATCGCGAAGTTCAGCGATCCGATGATGCCGCCATAGACCTGGCTCTCGGCCGTGAGCCGGCTGACGACCAGGCCGCAATCCTGAATCGCGAGGACGCGCGTGACCCTGGTGATCCCGGTCTCGACGTCGACGGTCACCTCGGCAAACTGCACGCCGCTGGTGGTGACCGAAGACATGCCAGGCTGCCAGTCGCCGTCGACGGCGATCGCCTGCGGCCCGATGTGCTTGCACGCATCTGCCCAGGTCAGGCCCTTGGCCGTATCGCCCTGGACGTGCACGCGCCCGCCGGTCGCAACCAGCGTGGCAGGCTCGACACCGAGGACGGGCGCGACCTTCTCCTTCAACGCATCGAGCGCCTTGACCGCGGCGACTCGAATCGCCGGGCTGATGCTGGCGGCCGTGGTGCTCCCGCCCGACAGCGGGCTGACGCCGTACAGCGTGTCGCCGATCTGCGGCGTGACCTGTGCCGCCTGCAGGCCGAGCGTGTCGGCGGCGACAACCGCCACCAGCGTGCGCGTGCCGGTGCCGATGTCCTGCGTCCCGACGCGCATGATCACGCTACCGTCGGCGGCGATTTCGCAATGCGTCTGTGCGGGGCCGCGCCCGCCGCCGCCCCAGGTACAGACGGCGACGCCCATGCCTGTCTTGATCGGCCCCGCGGTCGGATCGCCGGTCTGGTGCCGCTTGCTCCAGCCGAAGGCCTCGGCACCTTCGCTCAGGTACGTGCGCCACATCGCGTTCGGCGCTTCCGGTGGCAGGTTCTTGATCCGGAACTCGACCGGGTCGATCCTCGCCAGATCGGCCAGTTCGTCCATCATGATCTCGGTGATGAACGACCCTGCGGATGGCCAGGGGCACGCATCGGCCGCTGCTGGCCCGTGTTGATGAACACGTCCTTGTGCGTGCGTCGGCGATTGGCGATCCGGTAGATGTACGGCAGCGGGAACCCCGCCGCCGCCCCGGCGCCACCGGTCCCCCACGACTCCGCGTCGAAGGCCGTGATCAGGCCATCGGCCGACACGCCGGCCTTGACCCGCGCCGCCGACGAGGGACGGTTGCCGGCAACCAGGTGCTCCTCCTTGCGATCGAGCATCAATTTGACCGGCTTGCCGGTCTCCTTGGCCAGCTTTGCGCACAACAGGCCCTCCGCCCCGATGCTCAGCGCCTTGCTGCCGAAGCCGCCCCCCATGTACTGGCAGATGACGCGGATGTTGGCCTGCGGGATGCTCAGCGCGGTCGCGAAGTTCTCGCGCGCGGTATTGATGCCCTGCGTGGAGATCCAGACGGTGAGCTTGTCGCCCTCCCACTCGCACACCGTGCCGTGCGACTCGAGGCATACGTGCGTGATGACGTGGGTTTCGTAGGTCTGCTCGAGCGTGTGTGCCGCCGCCGCAAAACCCGCCGCCAGATCACCAGATTCCTGCGTCTGGCCCTGGCGCACGTTACCGGTCGTGAACACCGGCGGCGCCTGTCCGGTCAGCGCCGCGGCCACGTTGACAAGGTGGGGCAGCTTTTCGTAGTCGACCTTCACGAGGCGCGCGGCGTCGATGGCCTGTTCCTCGGTGTCGGCAGCCACGGCCGCGACCTCGTCGCCCTGGAACATCACGCGGCTGCTCGGCTCGGTGCCGGACTCACGATGAACCAGCGCCGCTCGGACACCAGGGGCACGACGCGCCGCCGTCAAGTCAATCGCGGCAACCCGCGCATGCGGATGCGGCGACCGGACGATGCGTGCGTAAAGCATGCCGGGGCGATTGATGTCGAAGGTGTACCTGGCACGGCCGGTGACCTTGTCGGGCCCGTCGAAGCGCTTGACGGGCGTGCCGAGTACGGTGCGTGTGGCCGGCCACGCGTAACGTGGGTCGGCAGGCGCCTGCGCTGCGGCGGGTGGTCGTCCGCCCTGTCCCTGTCCCCTGTCCCTGTCCCTGGGCCGGCTGCGGTGGTGGCGGCTGCGGCTGTGGTGTCTGCTCAGGCACGCTGCCCTCCCGTCACGCTCGACACCGCTTCGAAGATGCGCGGGAACGTCCCGCACCGGCAGATGTTGCCGTCGAGGCCCTTGCGGATCTGTTCCGCGGTCGCGTT includes:
- a CDS encoding FAD binding domain-containing protein → MKAFSYVDAKTEKEAVAALTPQFEQALAIGGGQDLLARMKDYITQPDRLVNTRNALDATVKKDSGGLRIGAAMTINDLAEQAQVAEMYPAITEAAIEVGTPQIRNQGTVGGNLNQRPRCWYFRNEEFVCFKKGGTTCFSITGENQFNAILGGGPSFIVHPSSLAVPMLAYGATFRILGPRGERLVPAAEYFTPPTTNVRVENVLAPDELLTHVILPAPGNVKSGHYEVRYKTSHDWPIAFATVLLRMDGNTVRSARVVMGAVAPIPWRSPAAEKALVGKPINPQTAAAAAEAALQGALPLTENAYKIDVAKTAVTRAILRAAGQQTA
- a CDS encoding xanthine dehydrogenase family protein molybdopterin-binding subunit — encoded protein: MMDELADLARIDPVEFRIKNLPPEAPNAMWRTYLSEGAEAFGWSKRHQTGDPTAGPIKTGMGVAVCTWGGGGRGPAQTHCEIAADGSVIMRVGTQDIGTGTRTLVAVVAADTLGLQAAQVTPQIGDTLYGVSPLSGGSTTAASISPAIRVAAVKALDALKEKVAPVLGVEPATLVATGGRVHVQGDTAKGLTWADACKHIGPQAIAVDGDWQPGMSSVTTSGVQFAEVTVDVETGITRVTRVLAIQDCGLVVSRLTAESQVYGGIIGSLNFAMYEDRILDRNTGQMVNPNMEWYLLAGMSDMPQIEIRLKDQPERGVIGIGEPPTVPTAAAIALAVRNACGVTLRSLPLTPARVLNAMRQQRQATARA
- a CDS encoding xanthine dehydrogenase family protein molybdopterin-binding subunit; translated protein: MRDVPAHLRSGVERDGRAACLSRHHSRSRHHRSRPRDRDRGQGQGGRPPAAAQAPADPRYAWPATRTVLGTPVKRFDGPDKVTGRARYTFDINRPGMLYARIVRSPHPHARVAAIDLTAARRAPGVRAALVHRESGTEPSSRVMFQGDEVAAVAADTEEQAIDAARLVKVDYEKLPHLVNVAAALTGQAPPVFTTGNVRQGQTQESGDLAAGFAAAAHTLEQTYETHVITHVCLESHGTVCEWEGDKLTVWISTQGINTARENFATALSIPQANIRVICQYMGGGFGSKALSIGAEGLLCAKLAKETGKPVKLMLDRKEEHLVAGNRPSSAARVKAGVSADGLITAFDAESWGTGGAGAAAGFPLPYIYRIANRRRTHKDVFINTGQQRPMRAPGHPQGRSSPRS